DNA from Parageobacillus thermoglucosidasius:
CTGCTCCTCATTACAATATGTAAAGCAAAGGCGGAGATGGTTTGTCTCTACATTTCCAAAATAGAAATGTCTTCCATCAATATAACTGACACCTCTGTCAATCGATTGTTGTAAAAAACCGGTCGTATCTACATCGTTAGGAAATGTTAACCAAATGAAAAATCCTCCATCTGGGATGATAAAAGAAACATTATCACCAAAATAATCATTGATAGATTGGATCATTGCATCTCTCCTACAACGATAGCAATGGATTAATTGGTTAAGATGTCTATCAAAATCAATATTACTTAAAAATTGAGAAGTAATTTCCTGTACAAATACACTTGTGGCACCATCAGATTTTAACATTTTCATTTTTTCTAGTATTCGCTTATCAGTAATTGTCCATCCCATTCGTATTCCAGGTGCAACAATTTTAGAAAATGTACTTAGATAGATAACTCGTTCCGGGCCAAAGGAATAAATGGCTGGGAGATGTTTCCCTGAAAAGCTTAATTCGACATAAGCATCATCTTCCACCACGAAAAAGTTATATTCATAGGCAAGTTCAGCAAGTTTTTTTCTTCTTTCCACCGAAAGACTAACTCCACTAGGATTATGATAATTCGGCATAACATATAAAAATTTCGGTATGGGTTTATTATTCTTTCTAGCATCAATAAGCGCTTGCTCGACTAAATCAACCCTTAATCCATATTCATCAATCGGAAAAGAGGTTAATTGCACTTCTGCTAAAAGGAATAAACGTATTGCCCCGAAAAAAGAAGGTGATTCTATCCAAACGTGATCTCCTGGATCTGTCAGCGTCCTAGTGACTAAGTCAATTCCCTGCATTGATCCTGTAGTAATCATAATATTGCTATCTTCTACTTCAATGGAACGTAATAAAGCGCGTTGTTTAATCCATTGAATCACCTTTTGCTGACCAATTCCTCCCGTGTATTGTAAAGCTTCCTTTCCTTGTGTTTGTAGTGCAGTCACTGAAGCGCTGGACAATTGTTCAACAGGAAACAGCTCCGGAGCAGGAAATCCGAATGAAAGTGGGATTACATTTGATTGTTTGCCCGAAAAAGCTGCCCCGACTAAAGGCAAATGAGGAAAACGTTTAGAAAATGTAAACTCTTGAGCTATTTGCATATGGCCACACTCCCTAAATGAAAGTTTGATAAAGTAAGTTAACTTACATGCTTTTGAACAGGTTTGCTAGATTTTTTAGTCATGATGAATAATGAATGGAAGAGGCAGGGAAAATAAGTTTATCAAATAACGATTGAAGTTTCCCCGTTAGTACTCCCGGGGCTCCATTCCCTATTTTCACTCCATCAATCTCTATAACTGGACAAATCTCATGTATAGTACTTGTAATAAATATCTCATCCATTTCGAATAATTCTTCTTTGGTAATAGGAATTTCTTCGACTGCTACACCTATTTCATTCAATAATCGAAGAACTAACTGTCGAGTAATGCCATTTAGAATGTAATGGTTCGCTGGGTGTGTAAAACATTTCCCCTCGCGGATCGCAAATACATTCGAACTGCTCCCTTCCGTTACAATGCCATTACGGATAAGAATTGCTTCCTCTGCCTTCGCCTCAATCGCTTTTTGCTTAGCCAATACATTTCCTAAAAGATTTAAACTTTTAATATCCACTCTTAACCATCGAATGTCATCTGCCGTAACAGCCCGAACTCCATTCTTCATTTTCATAAGCGGGCGTGCCATTTCGCGTGCATATGCGATTAAATTCGGCTTACAATTTTCCGGGAATCCGTGCGCTCTTGGAGCTGTTCCGCGAGTTACCTGTATATATACATAGCCTACTGAAACACTACTTTTTTTGATGAGCTTTAAAAGGTTTTGGTATAACTCCTCGATTCTTACCGGCAAGCTAATCATGAGCTCTTTTGCACTATATTCCAGCCTCTTGGCATGTGCCTCCCATTCAAATAGCTGACGCTCGTAAATGCGCACCACTTCATATATGCCATCCCCAAATTGATAGCCTCGATCTTCTAGATCAATAGTAAGATCTTCTCGTGAAATAATGGAATCATTTAACAAAATATCCATCTTTCCCTCCTGAATTTTGATACTCAATATTATTTTGCTGACGTGCACCGAGGTAGAAGAAAAAAAGAAAAAGCGTAAAACAGATGCTTAACGAACTGATAAACGGTGCTGATGAACCAAATGTAAAAAGCCAGCCAGCCAACAATGGTCCAACACTACGGCCGAAGCTATCCATGGATTGTTGCAGCCCCATCACCATTCCTTTCCCCATCTTTTCTTGTCTTGATAAAATAGCTAACAGAGTAGGCCGCGCTAATGCCTGACCCGCTCCAATAAAAGCGCAGCCAATAAAGATCATCCAAAGTTGAAACGAAAAAGCAATAAACGAATACCCAAATGTTTCTAGTATTAACCCTATTTTCGCAATTCCTTCTTCCTTAAATTTCCTGTAAATAAACCCCATTATAAACATCTGAATAACAACAGCTGCCATAGATTGAGTACTAAAAGCAATACCTGTTTCACTTGCAGTGGAATTAAATCGATCAATCATAAAATAACCTAGCATCGAAAATACGCTTGAAGCAGCCACAGCTAAACCGAAGGTAATTATAAATAGCTCCCGATAACCTCGGTGGAACATGATTCTTAGAGAGCTTTTAAAGGACAAAACATTTTTCTCAGAATGTTTTTCTATTGGTTCTTTAAGAAAAATCCAAGCTAGTGGAATTGATGCAAAGCTTAATAAGCCGGCAATCATAAATGGTACCGAAACCCCTATTGGAGAAAAAATCCCTCCAACTACTGGACCACACAGGAATCCAAGAGCGTTTGCGGCAGCTAACTTTGCAAGTGCAGGTCCCCGCTTCTCCTTCCCACAATAATCAATTACCATCGCATAGGAAGCAGGTAACATCCCTGTTGAAAGAATAGCGCCAATAATTCGAATCAAGAGCAATTGACTATATGTGTGTGCAAAAAGCAACAAGGAAAAAGCTATGCCAAACCCAAATAACCCAAAAATTAAAATGGGCTTTCTACCTATTAGGTCAATGATCCTTCCCCAAAAAGGAACGACGATAAATTGTGCAAAAGCCCATCCAGTAATAAGACTACCCATTTGGAAAGAGCTAAGCCCTATGTCTTCTGCTAAATAGGGAAGGGCTGGTAATACGATTCCATATCCTGTCATCGATAAAAATACAATAAAAGCTAATAAATAAAAGGATTTTTTTGTCATTGCATTTATTCCTTCCAAAATAAAG
Protein-coding regions in this window:
- a CDS encoding PLP-dependent aminotransferase family protein, coding for MQIAQEFTFSKRFPHLPLVGAAFSGKQSNVIPLSFGFPAPELFPVEQLSSASVTALQTQGKEALQYTGGIGQQKVIQWIKQRALLRSIEVEDSNIMITTGSMQGIDLVTRTLTDPGDHVWIESPSFFGAIRLFLLAEVQLTSFPIDEYGLRVDLVEQALIDARKNNKPIPKFLYVMPNYHNPSGVSLSVERRKKLAELAYEYNFFVVEDDAYVELSFSGKHLPAIYSFGPERVIYLSTFSKIVAPGIRMGWTITDKRILEKMKMLKSDGATSVFVQEITSQFLSNIDFDRHLNQLIHCYRCRRDAMIQSINDYFGDNVSFIIPDGGFFIWLTFPNDVDTTGFLQQSIDRGVSYIDGRHFYFGNVETNHLRLCFTYCNEEQIRKGISWIADSYFEYKKKFDVLGGGV
- the dat gene encoding D-amino-acid transaminase, encoding MDILLNDSIISREDLTIDLEDRGYQFGDGIYEVVRIYERQLFEWEAHAKRLEYSAKELMISLPVRIEELYQNLLKLIKKSSVSVGYVYIQVTRGTAPRAHGFPENCKPNLIAYAREMARPLMKMKNGVRAVTADDIRWLRVDIKSLNLLGNVLAKQKAIEAKAEEAILIRNGIVTEGSSSNVFAIREGKCFTHPANHYILNGITRQLVLRLLNEIGVAVEEIPITKEELFEMDEIFITSTIHEICPVIEIDGVKIGNGAPGVLTGKLQSLFDKLIFPASSIHYSS
- a CDS encoding MFS transporter; amino-acid sequence: MTKKSFYLLAFIVFLSMTGYGIVLPALPYLAEDIGLSSFQMGSLITGWAFAQFIVVPFWGRIIDLIGRKPILIFGLFGFGIAFSLLLFAHTYSQLLLIRIIGAILSTGMLPASYAMVIDYCGKEKRGPALAKLAAANALGFLCGPVVGGIFSPIGVSVPFMIAGLLSFASIPLAWIFLKEPIEKHSEKNVLSFKSSLRIMFHRGYRELFIITFGLAVAASSVFSMLGYFMIDRFNSTASETGIAFSTQSMAAVVIQMFIMGFIYRKFKEEGIAKIGLILETFGYSFIAFSFQLWMIFIGCAFIGAGQALARPTLLAILSRQEKMGKGMVMGLQQSMDSFGRSVGPLLAGWLFTFGSSAPFISSLSICFTLFLFFFYLGARQQNNIEYQNSGGKDGYFVK